The Saccharopolyspora gloriosae genome has a segment encoding these proteins:
- a CDS encoding trans-acting enoyl reductase family protein gives MSDREFDVVVFGASGFVGRLTALYLAEHAPAGTKIALAGRSESKLARVRAELPAPADEWPLIIADTTSAATLDEMAARTRVVCTTVGPYLKYGEGLVAACAGAGTDYVDLTGEVPFVRRSIDEFGELAAANGARILHSCGFDSVPSDLGVYLLHKKIQQDGAGSLTDTTMVVRKLRGGVSGGTIDSMRVIAQQVGDPDVRRVLLDPHALSTGPGERARVKRSEEPGDMAMVDASKVDPSLGGTLAPFFMASHNTRIVRRSNALLDRAYGDGFHYGESMSVGRTPVLSTVVAGAVSGATALFLGAMSVKPVRSVLDRILPKAGDGPGEKTRENGHFTTETYTTTTTGERYRSRMRAQGDPGYKATAVMLGESALSLALHRDELPELTGVLTPAAAIGDVLIERLRAAGVSLEVERLGGVNRG, from the coding sequence ATGAGCGATCGCGAGTTCGACGTTGTTGTGTTCGGTGCCAGCGGATTCGTGGGCAGGCTGACCGCGTTGTACCTGGCCGAGCACGCACCGGCCGGCACCAAGATCGCGCTGGCCGGGCGCAGCGAGAGCAAGCTCGCGCGGGTCCGCGCCGAACTGCCCGCGCCCGCCGACGAGTGGCCGCTGATCATCGCCGACACGACGTCCGCCGCGACCCTGGACGAGATGGCCGCCCGGACGCGGGTCGTGTGCACCACCGTCGGCCCGTACCTGAAGTACGGCGAAGGACTGGTCGCCGCCTGCGCGGGCGCCGGTACCGATTACGTCGACCTGACCGGTGAGGTTCCGTTCGTCCGCCGGTCCATCGACGAGTTCGGTGAGCTGGCCGCGGCGAACGGCGCCCGCATCCTGCATTCCTGCGGATTCGACTCGGTGCCCTCGGATCTGGGCGTGTACCTGCTGCACAAGAAGATCCAGCAGGACGGTGCCGGTTCGCTGACCGACACCACGATGGTCGTGCGCAAGCTCCGCGGTGGCGTGAGCGGCGGGACCATCGATTCGATGCGGGTGATCGCGCAGCAGGTCGGGGACCCGGACGTCCGGCGCGTCCTGCTCGATCCGCACGCGCTGTCCACCGGTCCCGGCGAGCGCGCCCGCGTGAAGCGCTCGGAGGAGCCGGGTGACATGGCGATGGTCGACGCGTCCAAGGTCGATCCGAGTCTCGGCGGAACTCTCGCTCCGTTCTTCATGGCCAGCCACAACACTCGTATCGTGCGCCGCTCCAATGCCTTGCTCGACCGTGCCTACGGTGACGGTTTCCACTACGGCGAAAGCATGTCCGTGGGCCGGACGCCGGTGCTCTCGACGGTCGTCGCCGGTGCGGTCAGCGGAGCCACCGCCTTGTTCCTGGGCGCGATGTCGGTCAAGCCGGTGCGGTCCGTGCTCGACCGCATCCTTCCGAAGGCAGGGGATGGGCCGGGCGAGAAGACCCGCGAGAACGGGCATTTCACCACCGAGACGTACACGACCACGACCACCGGTGAGCGCTACCGCTCGCGGATGCGCGCTCAGGGCGACCCCGGGTACAAGGCGACCGCGGTGATGCTCGGCGAAAGCGCCCTGTCGCTGGCGTTGCACCGCGACGAACTCCCCGAACTGACCGGAGTCCTCACGCCCGCCGCGGCGATCGGCGACGTGCTGATCGAACGGCTTCGGGCCGCCGGGGTGTCTCTCGAGGTCGAGCGGCTCGGCGGAGTCAACCGTGGCTGA
- a CDS encoding bifunctional allantoicase/(S)-ureidoglycine aminohydrolase, whose amino-acid sequence MNQPSYYAPEGGLPTQSALLTDRAVVTEAYTVIPRGVLRDIVTSNLPGWNGTRAWILAKPIQGFSTTFAQYLVEVSPGGGSTRPEPESGVESVVFVLSGDLRLTIEGIRYDLTPGGYAYLPAGADWSVANSGEDRATFQWVRKAYEPLEGHTPTAFALQEQDVPPTPMPGTNGTWATTRFVDPDDLAHDMHVNIVTFEPGAVIPFAETHVMEHGLYVLEGKAVYRLNDDWVEVQAGDFMWLRAFCPQACYAGGPGKFRYLLYKDVNRQIRLT is encoded by the coding sequence TTGAACCAGCCGAGCTACTACGCCCCCGAAGGCGGTCTCCCCACCCAGTCCGCGCTGCTCACCGACCGCGCAGTGGTCACCGAGGCGTACACGGTCATCCCGCGCGGCGTGCTCCGCGACATCGTCACCAGCAACCTGCCCGGCTGGAACGGCACCCGCGCGTGGATCCTCGCCAAACCGATCCAGGGGTTCTCGACCACGTTCGCGCAGTACCTGGTGGAGGTCTCGCCAGGCGGCGGCAGCACCCGGCCGGAACCGGAAAGCGGTGTCGAATCGGTCGTGTTCGTGCTCTCCGGCGACCTGCGGCTGACCATCGAAGGCATCCGGTACGACCTCACCCCCGGCGGATACGCCTACCTCCCCGCCGGAGCGGACTGGTCGGTCGCCAACAGCGGCGAGGACCGCGCCACCTTCCAATGGGTCCGCAAAGCCTACGAACCCCTGGAAGGGCACACGCCCACAGCGTTCGCGCTCCAGGAGCAGGACGTCCCGCCCACACCGATGCCCGGCACCAACGGCACCTGGGCCACCACCCGATTCGTGGACCCGGACGACCTCGCCCACGACATGCACGTCAACATCGTCACCTTCGAACCCGGCGCGGTCATCCCGTTCGCCGAGACGCACGTGATGGAACACGGGCTCTACGTGCTCGAAGGCAAAGCCGTGTACCGGCTCAACGACGACTGGGTGGAGGTCCAGGCCGGAGACTTCATGTGGCTGCGCGCCTTCTGCCCGCAGGCCTGCTACGCGGGCGGACCAGGCAAGTTCCGCTACCTGCTCTACAAGGACGTCAATCGTCAGATCAGGCTGACTTGA
- a CDS encoding MmcQ/YjbR family DNA-binding protein — protein MTPHELRAACLVMPGAREEFPFDEANSVFKVAGKLFAISRLDAEPLRVSLKCEPDLAVSLRTSFPTAVLPGYHLNKRHWNTVVVNDVVPDQHVQDMIEDSYDLVVAGLPRRERDKLHWLKISHG, from the coding sequence ATGACTCCCCACGAGCTCAGGGCCGCTTGTCTGGTCATGCCCGGCGCGCGGGAGGAGTTCCCGTTCGACGAGGCCAACAGCGTTTTCAAGGTCGCCGGGAAGCTCTTCGCGATCAGCAGGCTGGACGCCGAACCGTTGCGGGTGAGCCTCAAGTGCGAGCCGGACCTCGCGGTGTCCCTGCGCACGAGCTTCCCGACCGCCGTCCTGCCGGGCTACCACCTGAACAAGCGGCACTGGAACACCGTCGTCGTCAACGACGTCGTGCCCGATCAGCACGTCCAGGACATGATCGAGGACTCCTACGACCTCGTCGTCGCCGGACTACCTCGCCGCGAACGGGACAAGCTGCACTGGCTCAAGATCAGCCACGGTTGA